In Oharaeibacter diazotrophicus, the genomic window GTCCCGCCGCCCTCGCCCGGCACCCTCGACGACCTCGAACGCGCCACCGCGAACGACGTCGTCCTCGCCCGCGGCGATCACCTCTTCACCGCCGGCCAGACCGGCGGCGGCGCCTTCACGGTGCTGTCGGGTGCGCTGGTGCTCTGCCGCAGCCTGCCCGACGGCCGGCGCCAGATCGTCGACCTCGTCGGCCCCGGCCGGCTGGTCGGCCTCGCCGAGGGCGTGGTGCGCGCCTCGACCGCCACGGCGCTGGTGCGCACGCGGCTGCGGCCGCTGCGCCGGCCGAGCCCGGAGGCGATCGCCGCGGAACTCGCCACCTGCCTCGCGCGCCACCACGCCCACGCGGTGCTGCTCGGCCGCAAGACCGCGCTCGAGAAGGTCGCCTCGGCGCTGCTCGAGCTCGCGGCCCTGTTCGGCAGCCGCTGGCCCGAGGAGACGATCGACGGCCCGAGCTTCGTGCTGCCGATGACCCGGTCCGATCTCGGCGACTGGCTCGGCCTCGTGATCGAGACCGTCAGTCGCGCCCTCGGCGAGTTGCAGCGCCGCGGCCTCGTCGTGATCGAGCGCACCGACGTCGTCCATCTCGTCGACCCCGCCGGCCTCGCCGCCCTCAGCGGCGACCGCCTCGTGCGCCGCGCCGACCTCGCCTGACCCCCACCCCGTTCGACGGCGCCGCCGAACCG contains:
- a CDS encoding Crp/Fnr family transcriptional regulator, translated to MYHSRLLAAEDRRPLPIAVPPPSPGTLDDLERATANDVVLARGDHLFTAGQTGGGAFTVLSGALVLCRSLPDGRRQIVDLVGPGRLVGLAEGVVRASTATALVRTRLRPLRRPSPEAIAAELATCLARHHAHAVLLGRKTALEKVASALLELAALFGSRWPEETIDGPSFVLPMTRSDLGDWLGLVIETVSRALGELQRRGLVVIERTDVVHLVDPAGLAALSGDRLVRRADLA